The stretch of DNA GGTCCCCTTGGTCCCATGGAGGATCCCTGGTGTCCGCTTGGTCCGAGCTGCCCCACATTGGGCTCTGTGGTCCCATGGTGTCCCCCAATGTCCCCCGGTGTCCCCGGGGGGTGGTGGCCTCACCCGGAGGAGCCTCGCTCTCTTGACGAGGTCATTGAGCTTCCTGAGGGCGGCGTTTCGGGGCAGGTTCTGGATATCCTGGAACAgatcctgctcctccagctcaaAGAGGCGCCGGTTCTCGGCATTGAGGAGGGGTTGGGCCCAGAAGGAACCAATGAAGACCCGGAGAACCTCGGGGGTGTTGAAGACCTTGCCCAAAGACCACATCAAGGCCCCGTAGACACGCATCAGCTGCTGGGTCTCCACCAGATCCGCTTTGTTGAGGACCACGCGGATTTTGTCCTCGTTGCCCTTGAGGGCCCGGATGGCCTCGGAAAACTCGTCGGAAATCTCCAACTTGTGGGCGTCGAAGAGGAGGATGATGAGGTCAACGCGCTCGGCGAACCATTGGAGTACGGCTGGGAAGTCATAGCCTGGGGGGAGGGGATTAAATCCggattaaaaatgcaaaaatcagtGCCAATTCGCTTCAGAATCGCAAAAATCGGCACCAGGCCCCGCCCGAGGAGGAGTCAGAGCGGATCCAGGTGGGAAGAGCAAAAATTGGGTTTGGTGTGGGTTGGGATGTGAAAAATCAGTGTTAATCCAGATTGTAATATCAAAAATCGGATTTAATATGAATTATTATATCAAAATCAGCATTAATCTGGATTGCAATTGCAGAAATCGGATTTAATGTGGATTAGGATAtcaaaaatcagatttaataTGGATTGTAATCTTGAAAATCACATTTAATGTGGGTTGGGATACCAAAAATCAGATTAATCCGGATTGTAATTGCAGAAATCTGATTTAATGTGGATTAGGATATCAAAAAAACAGCATTAATCTGCATTTTAATCtcaaaaattagattttataTGGATTATTATATAAAAGATCAGCATTAATCTGGATtatgatataaaaaaaacagtattaatCTGGATTATAGTATCAAAAATTGAATTTAATGTGGGTTAGGATGTGAAAAATCAGCATAAATCCGGattataatataaaaaataggATTTAATGTGGATTGGGATATAAAAATCAGCATTAATCCAGATTGTAATTTCAGAAATGGGATTTGATATGGATTAGGGTATCAAAAATCAGCATTAATCCGCATTGTAATTGCAGAAATCAGATTAAATGTGGATTAGAATATAAAAATCAGCATTAATCGGGATTATAATCTCAAAATTAGGATTTAACGTGGATTAGGATagcaaaaatcagatttaatcTGGATTGTAATCTTGAAAATCACATTTAATATGGATTAGGATAtcaaaaatcagatttaatgTGGGTTATAATATAAAAGCATTAATCAGGATTGTAACAGCAGAATCTAATATGGATTATATGGATCTAATTTGGATCTAATGGATTATATGGATCTAATATGCATTATAATACAGAAAACCAGCATTAATATGGATTATAATCTTGAAAATCAGATTTAGTATGGATTATGATATAAAAAACAGCATTAATCCAGATTGTAATTGCAGAAATAGGATTTAAAGTGgattaatatataaaaatcagCATTAATCCGGATTGTAATCACAAAAATTGGATTTACTGTGGATTAGGATATCAAAACACAGCATAAATCTGCAtttcaatagaaaaaaacagatttaatcCGGATTATGATATGAAAATTGTCACAAATCTGATAtgcccacccccacccccccctgctctccccaggctggggttatttttttggggtttgctttttttgggggggagggttggtttttttttttgtttgtttgtttttaatttcttttaaattttttagttttttaaaaatttttttgtatgccccccctccccccctgctctccctgggCTATGGTctcagggttgttttttgtttggttgttttttggggttttttggggttgtttttttttttggtttttgatttttttttttgtttggtttgtttgtttgtttgttttttgttttgttttgttttgtttttatttcttttcgtgtcccccccccataCCGCGGCTCACGCGCTGCTTGGCCCCCGAGAGGATCCCGGGGGTGTCGATCAGGGTCAGGCTCTCCAGGACCTGATTGGGGAGGTGGGCGCACTGGAACCTGAGGGGGGGGGGCAAAAAATGGGTTaagaccccccccaaaatcccccaaaactcCCAATTCcccaacaaccccccccccaaaaaaataaaaaaaacaaaccaaacgTCCCGGACCCTCCCGATCCTCCCTGAACCCTCCCCGGACCCACCCAAAAACCCCCCGGGGCCCCCCCTTTGAACCCCCTCCGTCCCCCCCCAAACTCCCCCTAAacccctccaacccccccccccaaaaaaaaaccacccctgGACCCCCCCTTTTGAGCTCACTCGGTGTCCCCCCCCTCAAACCCCCTCCCAAAACCCCCTCTGACCCCCCCGAGgcccccctgagccccccctgacccccgaccccccccaaaaaaaacccccagaccGCCCCCTTTTGAACCCCCTCGGTCCTCCCTCCAAAACCCctccaaaccccccccaaaaaaaccccagactctctcccccccccccctctttaAACCCCCTcggtcccccccaccccaacccccccccaaaactccccccagaccccccctgaACCGCCTGCCCCCTCAGAAATTCCTTGGACCCCCCCGGACCCCCCCCAAGGCCCCCCCCGAAccccctgcccacagctcccCCCTCTAAACCCCTTCAAACGCCCCTCCCAAAACCCCCCCGGACCCCCCCCCCTTTGAACCCCCTCGTtcctccctcagccccccccccccgaaccTCCCCTGAACCCCTCCAGACCCCCCCTGAACCTCGCCCCCCTCCCCcggacccccccaaaaaaccccccataCCCCCCCCCTTTCAACCTCCCCGTcgccccccccccaaaccccccgGATCCCTTCGGACCCCCCCTAAGCCCCCCCTTGGACCCCTCCTTACCCCCCCCACGGGGATTTCTTGCCCCGGGGGGGGTCCCAcggatggggggtgggggtggggggggccCCCTCCCTGCTTCGTTTCTTTGCGGGGGgttgcgggggggggggggcagctcCGGAATTTTTGGCTCCCGCTCCGCATTCCCATCCCATGGGGTCAtccccccccctaccccccccTTCCAAGCGGGGCGGGACCCCCTCCCTCAACAATTCCCACGGGTGACCCCACCCCCCGCTTTTCCCGCGAGGCGGGGGAATCGCCGAAAATATccaaaaatggggaaaaaggagtcgcggggggaaggggggggaaaggaggaggggagatttttGGGGCGAAACTTCgagttttggggggggtcctggagatgggggggggggcggaTTTTGGGGTCCCGAGTGGATTTTCGGGAGGTcaggatgggatgaggggggttcgggttttttttgggaggggtcCGGGTAGGATTTGGGGGCGGTCAAGGTGGGATGGGTCCTGTTTTGGGGTGTcgggatttgattttttttttttggggggggtctgttatgtttttggggggggtctgttattttttgggagggggtctgtaatatttttttgggggggtgttaTATCTTGGGGGGGCTCTGTTATACTTTTTTGGGGGTGTGTTCTATTTTTTGGGGggctctgatattttttttcgGGGGGGATCTGTtatattttttgggggggtcatATTTTTTGGAGGGGGAGTCTGTTATATTTTTGGGGGGTCTGTTACTTTTTTGGGAGGGTCTgatattttttgggggggatctgatatttttttggggggtcaGTTATATTTTGGGGGTTCTGTTATATCTTGTGGGGGTCTTATAATTTGGGGGGGTCATATTTTGGGGGGGcttcagttatattttttttggggggtctGTTATATTTCTTGGGGGGCTGTGttcattttggggggggggccCTTTATATcttttttgggtggggggtCAGTtatattttttggggggtatctattttttggggggtgagtaattttttggggtgggggtctATTATATTTTTTGGGGTGGCTCATATTTTTTTCGGGGGGGCTCATATTTTTTTGGGGGtctattatatttttttggggggtttctgttatatttttttgGGTGGGTGGCCCTGTAATATTTTTGGGGGTGgctctggtttttgtttttgtttttttttttctgggggggtgATTCTCTTCTATTTTTGGGGGTGgctctattttttttgtttttttggtttttttgggggggatgatTCTGTTCTATTTTTTGGGGGGCTCTGTTATATTTTAGGGGTGGGTCTGttaaatttttttggggggggtctggttttggttttttttttttttttttttgggttgctctgtaattattttttttttttttttttttttggtgattctCTTCTATTTTTGGGGTGcctctgctattttttttttttttttttttttggggggtgtccGTGCCCCCCCCCGGGACTCACCTGTTGAGGAAAGCGTTTCCGAAGGGGTTGAGTTTCCGGAAGGGTTTTTGGGGATCCACGACGAGGGCGTTGCCGGGGGTCACCCCCTCGCTCTCCCCGTGCATGATCGCCACGAAAGAATCGGTCGTGGGTTCGGGTCCCACGCGGCTCCCGGGCACCTCCTGTTCCAGGAGATATTGGATAAAGGAAGTTTTTCCCGTGGAATATTGACCCATCACCAGGACCATGGGTTTGGTGTCGAAATCCGCGTCCTCCAGAGCCGGGGAGTGAAAATcgtggaaaagggaaaattccTCGAGTGGGAGgagtttttttttataaagagtTTTCAGCCCCTGGGTGACGGTGAGGGCGGCCTCGGGGggtttcttctgctgcttcttcaacCAACTGAACATCGTGGGGGTCGTGGGGGGGTCTCGGGtggggggatggaggtgggaggGGGCTCAGCACTGAGCCATGGGGGGGATGCTCCGTGGGACCCCCCCACCCAGCGTGGGTGTGGGGAAgggaaagtgggaaaaaaaaaaatcggaaAAAGGAGTGGagcggggaaaaaaaaaagcaggggatTGGAGtgaaaatgaaggggaaaaaaaataaatagaaaaaaaaggatggaattaaaagaaaatgaagggggaaaaaaaaaggctcggaattaaaggaaaaatgaaggggaaaaaaacctaaaagaagtcgaccccccaaaaaaatggCACGGAATTAAAACGataataaaggggaaaaaaataaaaagaagtaaaaaaacaaaaaacaaaaaacaaaaaacaaaaaaccccacggaattaaaagaaaaatgaaagggaaaaaaaaatcggGGAAATGATGAGAAAAAcgaaagggaaaaaaaccaacccaactaTCACGAACAAAAGTGGggaaagttaaagaaaaagaggagaaaatagggaaaaacgggaaaagggaaaagcaaggaggggtcgcaataaaaaaaaagtaaaaagtcgtaaaaggttaaaaaaaaaaccaaaaacctgacGAAAAAGCCTCACGAAAGTTCCAAAAATCCTCCAAATAAAACGAAACAAAACCGAGAAAGTCCGaaaaccccaagaaaacaactcaaaaaaatacaaattcgggtttttctcccctccccccccaaaaaaaaagtgccagGTGCCGGGTGGGGTCTTCTCTTCCCAGTGGGGAAATTCGCTTTTTTTGCCCCCAAAAAAACGCGGGGACCGAAGcgatttgttgcttttttttttttttttaaggatttttttttttcccaatttctttgatttttccaAGAGGCAAAAAACCCCTCGGAGGTGACGCCGAAAAAAATCTGAGCGGGGAGGGGAAGAGCccgggggggaaaaaaggtccCGGAGCTGCCGGGTTGGGAGGGGTAAAAAtgggaattaaaataaatttacataAATTATCCCGCggcagaggggggagggggaggggtcGGagccataaaagaaaaaaaaataattaaaaaccggatgggtgggggagggggagggggagtgtGCGGCTGCTTTTTGGGTGAATTTCTGCCGATTTTGGGGCGGAGAAAAGGGGTGGAGGCGGGgttcagttttttaaaagaatttaatttacaGAGCGGTACTAAATGtacagaattcttttttttttttaaaaaaacccaaaaaaaaaaaaaattatacacaataaatacaaatacaaaaaaaaaatatttttttttcctctgctgcgATTCCGGGGGGGTCCGGCTTGATTTCTGGGGTGGTTTCTCCCAAATTCCTCGTGGCTGCTTTCGGTTTTTTCCCGATTTACCCGATTTGcgttttttccccccaaaagcCCCCCGCCCCAACCCATCCCGAGgcgcaaccccccccccaaaaaacgGGTGGGAAAGGGTTAAATCCTTCAATCCTCCCCCAAAAGCAAAGTCGAGAGGAGGCAAATCGGAATTTTCTCCCCCCAAAATCGGAATtttcgcccccccccccctcctctccctctccttcccccgGGCGCTTTTTGGgtggaaaaaaggcaaatttgGGGCTTTGTGGCTggcagggaaaggcaaaaaacGGAGCAAACAATCCCCAAATCGGAGTtttcttgccaaaaaaaaagaattggacgggaaaatgggaaaataagacgggaagtgaaaaaaaaaaaaaaaaatctatgtttaatttttagggatttaaggaaaaaaaaaaaaccccacaaatatTGAACATTTGGGAATCGCCCGACGGTgcaaaaatggggaaaaaagctggaaaataatgaaaaataatgaaaataataaaaaaattcccctCGGAGAACTATTTCCCTCCTCAATTCCCAACATCCAAACCGcgttttgggggaaaaagggggaaaaagggttGGGAggggtggggcttttttttttggaaaataggaaggattttggatttttttttcaaggagggaggggcagagctggggctgagcaagCGCCCAGGAATGTGGAGCCGTTCCCAGGCTCCGGGATTGTTCCTgctcggaaaaaaaaaaaaaaaattggacgaaaaaaaaaccaaaaccccacacaaaacccggggaaataaaaaataagcattaaaaaaaaaaaaataataaaagaaatcgCAGCCCTGGGCGGGAGCATCCGCAGCTCCCCGGGCTCTTGGCCAAAAAACTTCAAGTTTTATGGacttattttctaattttttttcttttttaatcccGAAGACGgcgctaaaaaaaaaaacaaacaacgGAATTTTTGGAGGGTTTGGCCCCGGTGAGGATGTTTGGTTGCCAGGGGTGATTTTTGTttacagggagggagggggaaaaaaagcagagggagaaaaaaaaataaagaaaaaatcacAAACCTCCCCAAAAAAGGTGTAAAGTTCCCAGTGGATCTTTtccatcccagcccctgccccaaaACTGGgtatttttccccaaagttGCCACTTGTGAAGGTGGTTGGCGAGGGGGTGCTGctaaaaaaggggaaaatggggaaaaaaggggaaaaaaaaggaagaggggaaaaaaggggcaGAAGGGATAAAAataggaggaaaagggaaaaaaaggatgaaaaagaggggggaaaaggacaaaagggggggaaagagggagaaaatgggaaaagaggaaaaaggggggcAGAAGGGATaaagtcaggaaaaaagaggaagaaagggaggaaaaaagaggaaaaaagagggagaaatggataaaaagtgaaagaggggggtgggggaggaagTTTTCGGGTGCGAAACCCCCgcccccaggcagagcaggatggggaTTCCCAGCTTGGGGTgaaatttgggatttttgggtGTGGagaggatttgggtttttttttttgtttccctttggCCACTGCCTCTTCCTGCCCCATTTCCCACCCCCCCGGGaagtttttcctcctctttccatGCCAAATCCCAACACCCCCCGGGCTCTTTCTCCTCCAGGAAGAATTTGCTTTCCCTTTGAGCATTTccttgggtttttgggtttttttgtggtttttttttctcctcttttcccccctcctcgCAGATCCCGAGCGGCAACCGTCTGGgaaataacttaaaaataattaaaaaaaaattatttttttggccAACAACCTTGCAGAGTCCTCTTTGGCCTCCCAGGGTTTtgcttccccctttttttttgcaggaaaaaaacaaaaaaagtgggtgagaaaaaaaaaaaaacggggaGGTGGGAAAAGAGATCAAATTGCTCCAAAATCATCAAAAATTTGTTACAGAATGGAAGTTACAACCGAGGATCCCTCTGGACCCCCCTTACCCCCCCCACCCCGAGTCCACCATCACCTGGAGGGGGTCGGATGCTCCACCTGGACGTTGAGGATGGACCAACCACCAACCCCTCCCCAAccatttttctttgtagtttgggggtggtttttttacgtttttttcttttttttttctataaacaaagtgaagaaaaacccaacccgacctccaaaaaaaaaaacaaaccccttttcagggtgggggggggatgaagtttttctcctttttcttggtTATCTGGTCAACGTCCTGGCCCCGAGACCACCGTTGtgattggggggggggttgtagGCGTTGTCCGTGCGGTGGGAGGGcgaggagaagggggaggaagaggagtggtaggaggaggaagaggtcCGGGTGTTCTGGAGGCCTCCTGGGGGTTGTTGGAGGTTGAGGATGCTGTCGATGGCGCTCTGGAGGTGCTCGTTGAGGGCGTCGTCTTGGGGGCTGTCGCTGGAGAAGGAAGCGTTGTCCACTTCCAAGGATTCCGACTTCCGGCGtttgggaggggggagaggaacCTCCCAGTTGAGTTCGGAAGCTGAAGTTTGCTCGGGGGGTTGGGATTTGATCAGCCCGTGATAAAATTCCTCCTCCACTTCCTCCAACTCCTTCATCAAACCCCCCGAAGGGTCCTCGGCCTTGGCTTGGGCTGCGGCGTCCCGGCGGTGACTCAAGACTTGGCTTTCCCCTCGGTTGAGGAAGAGGAGTTTGGGGCTTTCCTCGGGTGGGTTCCTCTCCAGGGGGCCACGCTGGGAGGCCACgtcctcccctttccccccttgGTGTTTGTTGGCTTTGGGGGGGGAACTTTTGGGGGGCTTCTCGGCCACCAGGGCCTCCACGTTCTCCCTGTAGGTTTTGCGGAGGGGGAGTCGGCAGAAGGTGCCGGGGGCTTTCTTCTCgggggggggtggaggtggtggaggtggaggcggtggtggtgggggggagACGTGGTCGAGGGTCCCGTTCATCTGCCCAACGTTGGGTTTGGGGGTCcgggaaggggggtggggggtggtggACGGGGTCCAGGGCCGTGTTGTGAACGACTTTGCTGAGCCCGGCCTCCTGCTTGATCTTCAGCTTGAGGCCGATGCGGCTCCGCGCCTCGTAGGTCTTGATGGGGGGTTTGCTGCGGGAGGGGAGggtctcctcttccccctccaaaaccccccctcccccccccccgaggTGGCCTTGGTGGCCCAGGTGACAGATGGGGACCCCCCGCTGTGCTTGATGACGAGTTTggtgggggggtggtggtggtgggggttGGGTTGAGGCACGGGAGCCTTGGGCAGCTCCGGGGTCGGGGAAGCGGCGGGGACGGCGACGGAGGCGGCGGGGACCGAGAGTTGGGCGGGGCGTGAGGAGACGTATTCATCTGGGGGGGGACAAGAGGGTCAGGGACAGGCAATAGGGACCCCCTGACACCCAACATAGACCCCAAAAGACACCCAACATAGACACCCAACATGGACATCCCAGTGATACCCAACAGGGACCCCAAAGGACACCCAACATGGACCCCAAAGGGCACCCAACAGGGACCCCGAAGGACACCCAAGACGGACCCCCCTGACACCCAACATGGACCCTAAAGGACACCCAACATGAACACTCCAGTGAAACCCAAAAGAGACCCCAAAGGACACCCAACATGGACCCCAAAAGACACCCAACATGGACCATAAAAGACACCCAACAGGGACCCCCCAGAGACACCCAACAGGGACCCCAAAGGACACCCAACATGGACCCTAAAAAGCACCCAACATGGACTCCCCAGTGACACCCAATGGGGACCCCTCGGTATCACCCAACAGGGACCTCAAAGGACACCCAAGAGGGACCCCCCTGACACCCAAAAGGGACCCCCCAAGTGTCACCCAACCCAGATACCTCAGTTCCACTCCACTTTCCCCCCAACCTTCCACTGAACCTTGAGTTTCCCCCCATGAAATTCCTGGGGGAAGAGGTCGGAACttggggaaaagagagggaaatggTGGAAAAGACCCCTCCCTGTAGGATTGTCCCCCCCCACCTGGTTTCTCCTTGGCCAACTGCTTGTCCAATGCCAACGTTGTCTTCTCCTCCTGGATGAACATCCGATCGATCATCACCATCTCGGCGGAGGGGCTGACGCGCTGGGGAcgggcagaggaggaggaggaggaggaggagggagaggaggaggaagaagagcagcCATGGGTCACATCATCCCCTTCAGCTCCCAAATTCCTCCTTTTCCCAAGTTCTTCCCCCCCCGTGTCCATCGGGTGGAGAAGACGCTTCCCACCCAACGTGCGAGTGACCGAAACACAGTGCGGTCCGagaggaagagccagaagtggagttgggagctctggagatgggAGGTTCCTCCTCCACTTGGCCTTGGAGAACCTCAggaggttccttccagcccaacTCCTCCCTCATGGCCCAATTTTGGTCTTTATTGACCCAATTCTGAACTTTGAGGAAGTCCATTGGTTACCGACCTACGCCCGTGCTCTTCAACCCAACCTCTGACCAAGCTCTTCATCCCAATCCTCTGAGCTCTGGGTCAGTTGGGTCCCAACCCAGCTCCTCAatccagctccctgcccacccatcccaccccttttccctctggaaagCCACGGGAGATGGGATGGGAGCCTCACCCGGGActcctccaggagcagcagtcGGTATTTGTTGAGCATCGCTTGGGTCCTCTTCAAAAGCTGCGTGGACACGGCCTCAAACTCCTCATCCACTGCCAGGGAGAAGGCGGGAGAaggtgggtggggggtgggttgggggggtgggggtttgGATGGCAGGGGTTTGGTGGTGGAGGTCCTCAGGGAAAGGGGTGGGGTGTGATTTTTCCTGAGAATGGGTTGGATTAAGAGTTTCTCCAAAATTTTGATGGAGATTTGACCGAGAGAAGGTCAAAAACCTTGGAGGACCTCAACCATGTTGGCTTGGAGGTTGGAACAgaaggttggaagagacctccaggaTGACCTTTTCTAACCTTTGGAGTTTCTGGCACGTTGGCCAACGTCAACGCCCAACGTTGGGGGATCTCCCACTTCCCTTGGGAGATGACTGAGGAAACTTTGGGGGCGATTTGACCTATCCCAGGCCAGAAACCTTGGAAGACCTCAACCAccttggaagagacctccaggaTGACCTTTTCCAACCTTTGGGGTTTCCATCACGTTGGCCAACGTCAACATCGGAGGATCTCCCACTTCCCTTGGgagatttttaaggaaaattttgGGAAGATTTGACCTATCCCAGGTCAGAAACCTTGAACTACTTCAACCACGTTGGATCAGGTTGAAAGAGACCTCCAGGATGACCTTTTCCAACCTCTGGAGTTCCCATTGCGTTGGCCAACGTCAACGCTCAACGTCGGGGTCTTTTTTTGGGAGCTGTTGGATTTGCTGGAATTTCCGGGCGGGGGGAGAAGGAATCCAGGGATGGATCCTCCATTTTTTGGGATGAGTTTTGGGAGCTTTTACCTTTCCTGTAGTCCtgggcagagggcaggaggcCCTGGTAGACGTGGTACGGGAGGAGCCTCTGGAGGGCGTCATCGAAGGAGCGGAAAGGAGTTTTGTAGTCGGGGTGGAGGACATTGCCCTGGTGCTtgtggagctgctccaggaaactgggaaggaggaaaagaaggaatggGGTTGGACTCAGGaggattttggggggttttggggtttttttggggatgggggggttgggACTCACCACGCTTCCTTGTTGGGCTGTAGGGTTGGAGGCTTCTTCAAAGCCAACTTGGAGTCAAActgaggggagaagggaaagggtgAGGGGAGCCCGGGGGGGTTGGGATTTTCCAAAAGGATTTGGGATCTTTGGGAATGGGGTTGAACCATTTTGGGGGAAattgggggttttggggaggatTCGGCAGATTTGGAGGGAAGGGAAtagtttgttttggggggaattGGCTCTTTTTTGGGGATTTGTCTTTTTTGGGGGAATTGTCTGGGTGTTTTGGgaattgtgggttttttgggaaTTGTCTGTTTTGGGGGGAattgtctctttttttggtAATTGTCTGGTTTTGGGAATTGTCTCTTTTTTTGGGAATTGTCTCTTTTTGGGGGGAATTGTCTCTTTCTGGGAAATTGTCTCTTTTTGGGGAATTGTCTTTTTTGGGAGAACTGTCTTTTTTTGGGACATGTCTTTTTTGGAATGGTCTTTTTTTGGGAATTGTCTGTTTTGGGGGGAATTGTCTCTTTTTTGGggaattgtcttttttttgggAATTGTCTGTTTTGGTGCGATTGTCTCTTTTTGGGGAATTGTCTTTTTTGGGAGAATTGTCTCTTTTTTGGGGAATTATCTGTTTTGGGGGAATTGTCTTTTTTTGGAGAATTGTCTGGTTTTGGGTGGAATTGTCTCTTTTTTTAGGAACTAACTTTTTTCAGGgaattgtttgttttggggggatttgtctcttttttgggaattgtgtttttttggggaaTTGTCTGTTTTGGGGGGGAATTGTCTTTTTTTGGGAATTGTCTCCTTTTGGGGGAATTCAACCTCTTTGGAGAGATTTCCATCTCTTTGGAGAggatttatccttttttttggggtgaaTTTGGCcatttttttgggtgttttggaGCTCTCTGGAGGAAATTTCatctcttttggaaaaaaaattatctttttttttgggtgaaTTTGGCTGGTTTTGGGTGATCTGGACCTCTTTTGAAAAGGATTTAGCCTTTTTTGGtgaattttgccatttttggGTGATTTGGACTTCTTTTGGAGGAaatttatccttttttaaatgaatttggCCATTTTTGGGTGATTTGGACCTCTCTGGAAGGAATTTGGTTCTTTTTGGAGAAAAtttatcattttttaaatgaatttggCCATTTTGGGGTGATTTTAACTTCTCTGGAGGgaactttgtttcttttggagAAACTTCATCATTTTTTTATGAATTTGTCCATTTTTGGGTCAATTTGACCTCTCTGGATGGAATTTCGTCTCTTTTGGGGAGGATGTTTCCTGTTTAGGTGGGGGGTtcgggcttttttttttggggtggattAGGATGGAATTCCCAATTTTGGGTGGGGGAAATTCCCCTTTTTTGGGGAAAATCCCTGTTTATGGGTATTTTAGTGGGGAGCTCaccagctgctggctctgcagggaggggacaaTTGGGGACAATCCCTTCCCCACCACCTGGAGCTGCACGGGGCCCTTCCCAAGGGAGCTGATGACGGAGCCGGGTTtggtctgaggaaaa from Heliangelus exortis unplaced genomic scaffold, bHelExo1.hap1 Scaffold_279, whole genome shotgun sequence encodes:
- the EHD2 gene encoding EH domain-containing protein 2, with protein sequence MFSWLKKQQKKPPEAALTVTQGLKTLYKKKLLPLEEFSLFHDFHSPALEDADFDTKPMVLVMGQYSTGKTSFIQYLLEQEVPGSRVGPEPTTDSFVAIMHGESEGVTPGNALVVDPQKPFRKLNPFGNAFLNRFQCAHLPNQVLESLTLIDTPGILSGAKQRVSRGYDFPAVLQWFAERVDLIILLFDAHKLEISDEFSEAIRALKGNEDKIRVVLNKADLVETQQLMRVYGALMWSLGKVFNTPEVLRVFIGSFWAQPLLNAENRRLFELEEQDLFQDIQNLPRNAALRKLNDLVKRARLLRVHAHILTRLRKSMPSVFGKEQKKKQLIHNLPLLFARIQLEHHIPPGDFPDCARMQELLAVHDFSRFPSVKRRALETLEELLSSDIASLVPLLRQEELETPQGVPGVQGGAFDGSRQGPFGEEEEEEEGGEEEEWVVTKDKAKYDEIFYGLSPLGGKLSGKRAKGWMVSSNLPSSVLGRIWRLSDVDRDGMLDAEEFALAGHLIGVKLEGKGLPNDLPPRLVPPSKRRPKGSGE